In Sulfitobacter sp. M39, the following proteins share a genomic window:
- a CDS encoding alanyl-tRNA editing protein, producing the protein MNQPIYLTDAYARDSAAKVIAITDEGGIVLDRTVFYPTGGGQPGDSGWLNWDKQRMPIATTVKGLDGSIILVPAEPEEIPQPGTHVTQKLDWDRRHRHMRVHSLMHLLSVVVPFPVVGGQISATHGRLDFDLADAPEDRDGIEDALASYIAQDLPITDHWITQEELQAAPELVKTLSVAPPVTATNVRLVQIGEGDGWIDLQPCGGTHVARTGEIGAVRLGKIEKKGRGTRRIYVHLDS; encoded by the coding sequence TTGAACCAACCAATCTATCTCACCGACGCCTATGCCCGCGACAGCGCCGCCAAAGTCATCGCCATCACCGACGAGGGCGGGATCGTACTGGACCGGACGGTGTTCTATCCCACGGGCGGCGGGCAACCTGGGGACAGCGGTTGGCTGAACTGGGACAAGCAGCGCATGCCGATCGCGACAACGGTCAAGGGGCTGGACGGGTCCATCATTCTGGTCCCGGCCGAGCCCGAAGAAATCCCCCAGCCGGGCACCCATGTCACGCAAAAGCTGGATTGGGACCGCCGGCACCGGCACATGCGGGTGCACAGCCTGATGCATCTTTTGTCCGTGGTCGTGCCGTTCCCCGTGGTGGGAGGGCAAATCTCGGCCACGCATGGGCGGCTGGATTTTGACCTCGCCGATGCACCAGAGGATCGCGACGGCATTGAAGACGCGCTGGCGTCCTATATCGCGCAGGATTTGCCGATTACGGATCACTGGATCACCCAAGAGGAACTGCAAGCCGCACCCGAACTGGTCAAGACGTTATCCGTCGCACCACCAGTCACGGCGACCAACGTGCGTCTGGTGCAAATCGGAGAGGGTGACGGATGGATCGACCTGCAGCCCTGCGGTGGCACCCACGTTGCCCGCACCGGAGAGATTGGGGCGGTACGCCTTGGCAAGATTGAGAAAAAGGGGCGCGGCACCCGCCGGATCTACGTCCATCTCGACAGCTGA
- a CDS encoding YqaA family protein — MPVGSGASMTGYLSLFAVAFLAATILPMQSEALLVGLMIHGQHGVLVLLAVATVGNVLGSVVNWGLGHAVLRFQHKRWFPASPSQMARAEMWYARYGRWSLLVSWFPVVGDALTVTAGVLREPLWSFVAIVGIGKALRYGVLAWVTLVWIG; from the coding sequence ATGCCCGTTGGTTCGGGCGCGTCGATGACCGGTTACCTGAGCCTTTTTGCGGTCGCCTTTCTTGCAGCGACGATTCTCCCCATGCAATCCGAAGCGTTGCTGGTCGGGCTGATGATCCACGGGCAGCACGGGGTTCTGGTTTTGTTAGCGGTTGCCACCGTGGGCAATGTCTTGGGATCGGTGGTGAATTGGGGGCTGGGGCATGCGGTGCTGCGGTTCCAACATAAGCGTTGGTTTCCTGCGTCCCCGTCGCAAATGGCGCGGGCCGAGATGTGGTACGCGCGCTATGGCCGCTGGTCGCTGCTGGTAAGCTGGTTTCCGGTTGTCGGCGATGCGCTGACCGTCACCGCAGGGGTGCTAAGAGAGCCGCTGTGGTCTTTCGTTGCCATCGTCGGTATCGGCAAGGCGTTGCGCTATGGGGTGCTGGCCTGGGTGACGCTCGTGTGGATCGGCTGA